The following is a genomic window from Amycolatopsis australiensis.
GCAGTACCCGGTCGAGGTCGGGGAGGTAGTGCTCCTCGAGCTTGGCCGGCGGGTACGGCGTGTCGAACCCGGTCACCCGGAGGACGGGCGCCTCCAGCGAGTAGAAGCACTCCTGCTGGACGCGCGCGGCGATCTCCGACGTCAGCGACGACTCGGACGGCGCCTCCGACAGCGCGATCAGCCGTCCCGTCTTGCGCACCGACTCGAACACCGGGCCCAAGTCCAGCGGCGAAAGCGTGCGCAGGTCGATGACCTCGAGCGAGTGGCCTTCGCCCTCGCCCGCGGCGGCCGCGTCGAGGGCCACCTTCACCGACGGGCCGTACGCGACGATCGTCGCGGTCGTGCCTTCGCGGACCACCTGCGAGGAGAACACCTGCGCCGGCGTGCCGGCCACGTCGATCTCCGCGCGCAGCGCCCCCGAGTGGTACAGCCGCTTCGGCTCGAAGAACAGGACCGGGTCGTCCGACTTGATCGCCTGCTGAATGCCCCAGTAGGCGTCGACGGCGTTCGAAATGGACACGACCTTGAGGCCGGGGATGTGCGCGAACAGCGATTCCGGCGACTCCGAGTGGTGCTCGACCGCGCCGATCCCGCCGCCGAACGGCACCCGGATCACGACCGGCATCTTGATCTTGCCCTGCGTCCGGTAGTGCAGCTTCGCCAGCTGCGAGGAGATCTGGTCGAAGCCAGGGAAGATGAAGCCCTCGAACTGGATCTCGCACACCGGCCGGAACCCGCGCACGGCCAGGCCGACCGCGGTGCCGATGATGCCCGACTCCGCCAGCGGCGTGTCCAGCACGCGCTGCTCGCCGAAGTCCTTCTGCAGGCCGTCGGTGATCCGGAAGACGCCGCCGAGCTTGCCGACGTCCTCACCCATGATCAGGACCTTGGGGTCCTCTTCCATCGCCCGGCGCAGGCCGAGGTTGAGCGCCTTGCCGATGGTGAGTTTCTGGAGGTCGCTCATCAGTGCTCACCCGCCGATACGAAGCCGTCGAGGTAGGACAGGAACTCTTCGCGCTGCGCCTCGAGCACCGGGTTGCCCTCGGCGTAGACGTTGCTGAAGATCCTCTCGGGCGGCGGCTCCGGCATGTTGAACGTGTACTCGCGCAGGTCCGCGGCGAAGCTGTCGGCTTCGGCCTGGACGCTGTCGAAGAACGCCTGGTCGGCGTGACCATTGCGGGCCAGGTAGGCCCGGACGCGCTCGATCGGGTCCTTGAGCTTCCACTCCTCCAGCTCGTCGGAGAGCCGGTAGCGGGTGGGGTCGTCGGTGGTCGTGTGCGCGTCCATCCGGTAGGTGAACGCCTCGATCAGGACCGGGCCGTTGCCGTGGCGGCACTCGTCGAGCGCCCAGCGCGACACCGCCAGGCAGGCCAGGACGTCGTTGCCGTCGACGCGGATGCCGGGGAAGCCGTAGCCGCGGGCGCGCTGGTACAGCGGCAGGCGCGACTGGCGCTCGGTCGGCTCGGAGATCGCCCACTGGTTGTTCTGGCAGAAGAACACCAGCGGCGCGTCGTAGACGGCGGCCCAGACGAATCCTTCGTGGACGTCACCCTGCGAGGTCGCGCCGTCTCCGAAGTAGACGATGGTCGCTTCACCGTCGTCGTCGCCGACCTTGCCCTCGAATTTCTGGCCCATCGCGTAGCCGGCGGCGTTGAGCACCTGGTTGCCGATCACGATGGTGTACGGGTGGAAGCCGTGGCGCTGGTAGTCCCAGCCGCTGTGGTCGGTGCACCGGAAGATGCCCAGCAGGTCCTTCATGTCAACTCCGCGCGCGTACGCGACGCCGTGCTCGCGGTAGCTGGGGAACGCCATGTCGTTCGGCTTGAGCGCGCGGCCGGAGCCGATCTGCGCGGCCTCCTGGCCGAGCAGCGGGACCCAGATGCCCAGCTGACCCTGGCGCTGCATGGCGTTCGCTTCGCGGTCGGCCCGCCGCACCAGCACCATGTCGCGGTACAGGCCGCGCAGGGCTTCGGCGTCGATGTCCTCGACGTACTTGTCGAACTGGGGCGAGGGGACCCGTTCGCCTTCGGGGGTGAGCAGCTGAGTCAGCTCAGCGCCACCTTCGCTGGTTGCTCGCAATCCGGCGATCACCTGTTCGGGGGAGGGCTGGGCCGCGACCGCGGCCGGGCCGTCTCCAGGCTCCGGGTGCGTCCACTGTTCGGACGGCATGCGCTGTACTCCTTGGTGTCGGTGCCTCTGGCGGCCGCTTGTGGCGACCACAGCGACTGCACCGGCGGGGACCAGCGCATCGGGTCCGAAGCGCTCGGTCACCGTCGGCGTTGACGGTTCACGCCGACATCCTGGCACGAAGGTCCGCGTCTTGGTGAGTCACGGATGCTGATTTGTTGCTGAGAAATGGGGCCTGAACAGGGAAAACGCTTGGAAGCCCTAGCATCGGACCTACGAGAGTAGGGCTTCGGTCCGAGCGCTCACCAGGCGTGGCCGCGCGCACGCGGCCACGCGTGCGCGTGATTACCCGGGCGGGCGGCGCCGTTGTGACGTGCCGCACGCCGGGACGTGCGTGGCACGATGGGCCTCGTGGAGCAGAAATCCGTTCGTGAATCCGTCGTGTCGTCGTGGACCGACGACGTCGTCCCGAGCCTGTCCGGACTGGTGGCGATCCCGGCCCTGTCCCCGGCCTTCGACGCCGGCTGGGCGGACACCGGGCACCTCGCCGCCGCCGTCGAGCACGTCCGCGCGTGGATCGCCGGGCGTGACCTGCCCGGCGCGACGCTCGAAGCCGTCCAGCTCGAGGGCCGCACTCCCCTGCTGCTCGTCGACGTCCCGGCGACCCCGGGCGCGGCGGACAAGGGCACCGTCCTGATGTACGGCCACCTCGACAAGCAGCCCCCGGTCGGCGGCTGGTCCGAGGGGCTCGGCCCGTGGACGCCGGTGATCCGCGACGGCAGGCTGTACGGCCGCGGGTCGGTCGACGACGGCTACTCCGGCTACGCGGCGACGACGGCGATCGAGGCCGTCCACGCGGCCGGCGGCGAGCACGCCCGCATCGTGCTGCTCCTGGAGACCGGCGAGGAGTCCGGCAGCCCGGACCTGCCCGCCTACGTCGAGCACCTGGCCGACCGCATCGGCGAGGTGTCGCTGGTGGTCTGCCTCGACGCCGGCGGCAGCGACTACGAGCGGTTGTGGCTGGTCACGAGCCTGCGCGGGATGCTGCACCTCGACGTCACCGTGCAGCTGCTGGGCTCGGCGCAGCACTCCGGCGTGGCTTCCGGCGTCGTCGCCAGCTCGTTCCGGATCCTGCGGCACCTGCTCGAGCGGATCGAGGACAGCGCGACCGGCGAACTGCTGCTCGACGAGCTCAAGGTCGACGTCCCGGCGAACCGGCTCGCGGAGCTCAAGGCCGTCGCGCAGGACTTCCCCGACGCGCTGGTGACGGCGTTCCCGCTGGTCGAAGGCGGCCGCGTGATCACCGAGGACGCGCTGGAGCTGGCGCTCAACAACACGTGGCGCCCGACGCTGTCGGTGATCGGCGCCGACGGCTTCCCGAAGCCCGCCGACGCCGGCAACGTCCTGCGCCAGAGCACCACGCTGACGCTGAGCTTCCGGCTGCCGCCGACGGCCGACGCCGAGAAGGCGCTCGAAGCCGTGAAGCAGGCGCTGACCACGGACGTTCCGTACGGCGCGAAGGTCACGCTCGGCTCGCCGCAGGCGGAGAACGGCTGGAACGCGCCGACGGAGTCGCCGTGGCTGACCGCGGCGCTGCGCCGGGTCAGCGACGAGGTGTTCGGCCGCCCGCACCGCGCGACCGGCATGGGTGGGTCGATCCCGTTCATGGGCCTGCTGTCGCGGAAGTACCCCGAAGCGCAGTTCCTGGTCACCGGCGCCTGCGGGGCCGACTCGAACATCCACGTGCCGGACGAGTGGCTGCACCTGGACTACGCGCAGCAGGTCACGGAGGCCGTCGCGCACATCCTGGACGCCCACGCCCGCGGCTGATCGCCCGCCGGGTGGCGCACCGGCCCGGTGCGCCACCCGGCGACGCCGGCCGGGCTCCGGACAGCGTCGACGGGGTGTGAAACGTCGCCGTAACTAGACAGTGCTGGGCTTTGGTATGGATGAGTGGCAATATGCGTGCTCTCAGAACCTGAGAACTACGAGGAGTGACGACGTGGCCCGAGCAACCCAACTCAAGGCGCTTGCCCTGCTGCCTGCGTTTGCCCTGGTCGGCCTGACCGTGGCCTGTGGCGCGGGGGGAAGCGGCGCGGGCGGCGTCACCGGGAGCAACTCCGCGGCTCCCGGCGCCGGATCGGGTGACGTGGGCACGGTCGCGAAGGACGACGCGCTCGCCGCGCTGGTGCCCGCCGACGTGAAGGCCGACGGCAAGATCCTGGTCGGCCAGGACCAGAGCTACCCGCCCAACGAGTTCCAGGACGGCGGCAAGGCCACCGGCTTCGACGTCGACCTCGGCACCGCGGTCGGCCAGGTGCTCGGCGTGCAGATGGAGTTCCAGAACTCCTCGTTCGACGGCATCATCCCGGGCATCGACGCCAAGAAGTACGAAATGGGCATTTCGTCCTTCAGTATCAACGCCGACCGGCTCAAGTCGGTCGACATGATCTCCTACTACAGCGCGGGCACCTCGCTGGCCGTGCTGAAGGGCAACCCCGACGGCCTCAAGGTCGACGACCTGTGCGGCAAGAAGATCGCCGTCCAGAAGGGCACCACGCAGGTCGAGGACCTCGACAAGAAGAACGCCGCCTGCACCGGCGCCGGCAAGCCCGCCATCGAGGTCACCCAGCTGCAGGCCCAGACCGACGTCAACCTGGCCCTCACCGCCAAGCGCGTGCAGGGCGAGCTGGCCGACTCCCCGGTCATCGACTACGCGGTCAAGCAGACCAACGGCCAGCTCGAGTCGGTCGGCGCGCCGTACGACACGGCGCCGTACGGCATCGTGCTGCCGAAGAACAGCGGGGACTACGCCAAGGCCGTCCAGGGCGCGATCCAGAAGCTGATCGACAGCGGCGCGTACAAGAAGATCCTGGACAAGTGGGGTCTGAACGCCGTGGGCGCGGTCACCAAGTCGGAGATCAACCCGGCCTCCTGAGGCCGCCGAGTTAGGACTGGTTCGTGAGTTCCTCCGAAGCGCCTCCAGCCGAGGCGCCGGCCGAAGCCGAGCCCATCAAGGCCGTCCCGGTGCGCCACTACGGGCGCTGGGTGGCCGGGGTGGTCATCCTCTTCCTCGCCTTCATCGTCCTGCGCAGCGTGATCACGAACGACGCACTGCAGTGGCCGGTCGTCGGCGACTACCTGTTCGACGACCGGGTTCTGCGCGGCCTGCAGAACACCCTGATCCTGACCGTGATTTCGATGCTCATCGGGATCGTCGGCGGGATCCTGCTGGCCGTGATGCGGCTGTCGCCCAACCCGTTGACCTCGGGTGCGGCCGGCATCTACATCTGGCTGTTCCGCGGCACGCCGCTGATCACGCAGCTGGTGATCTGGAACTTCCTGGCGCTGGCCTACCCGCGCCTCGGCCTGGGCATCCCGTTCGGGCCGGAGTTCGTCAGCTGGGACACCAACCAGCTGATCACGCAGTTCAGCGCGTCGCTGCTCGGTCTCGGCCTCAACGAAGCCGCGTACATGGCCGAGATCGTGCGCGGCGGCATCCAGTCGGTCGACTCCGGCCAGCTGGAAGCGGCGAGCGCGCTCGGCATGAGCCGGACGAAGACCCTGCGGCGGATCATCCTGCCGCAGGCGATGCGGGTGATCATCCCGCCGACCGGCAACGAGACGATCTCCATGCTGAAGACGACGTCGCTGGTCGTGGCCATCGGGTACTACGAGCTGATGGTCGCGGCGCAGACCATCTACTCGCAGAACTACAAGACGGTCCCGCTGCTCATCGTGGCGGCCGCCTGGTACCTGTTCATGACGTCGGTGCTGACGCTGGTGCAGATCCAGATCGAAAAGCGCTTCGCACGCGGGACCTCGCGGAACGCGGTCCAGCGCCAGGGCTGGGCGGCGCGGATGTTCAGCCGGGGTGGAGGGAACGTCACATGACCCCCGTGGTGTCCGCGCAGCGGATCTGGAAGAGCTTCGGCAACCTCGACGTCCTCAAGGGCATCGACCTCGAGGTGCACGAGCGCGAGGTGCTCTGCCTGATCGGGCCGTCCGGCTCGGGCAAGTCGACGCTGCTTCGCTGCATCAACCACCTCGAGAAGATCGACGCCGGGCGGCTCTACGTCGACGGTGTGCTCGTCGGCTACAAGCAGCATGGCGACAAGCTGCACGAGCTGCGCGAGAAGGAGGTCGCGTTCCAGCGCAAGGACATCGGCATGGTGTTCCAGCGCTTCAACCTCTTCCCGCACATGACGGCGCTCGAAAACATCATGGAGGCGCCGATCCAGGTCCGGCGCGAGCCGAAGGCCCAGGTCCGGCAGCGGGCATTGGAGCTGCTGGAGCGCGTCGGGCTCGCCGACAAGGCGAAGAACTACCCCGCGCAGCTGTCCGGCGGGCAGCAGCAGCGCGTCGCCATCGCGCGAGCGCTGGCGATGCAGCCGAAGCTGATGCTGTTCGACGAGCCGACGTCCGCGCTGGACCCGGAGCTCGTCGGCGACGTCCTCGGCGTGATGAAGCAGCTGGCCAAGGACGGCATGACCATGGTCGTCGTCACGCACGAGATGCAGTTCGCGCGCGAGGTGGCGG
Proteins encoded in this region:
- a CDS encoding amino acid ABC transporter ATP-binding protein — encoded protein: MTPVVSAQRIWKSFGNLDVLKGIDLEVHEREVLCLIGPSGSGKSTLLRCINHLEKIDAGRLYVDGVLVGYKQHGDKLHELREKEVAFQRKDIGMVFQRFNLFPHMTALENIMEAPIQVRREPKAQVRQRALELLERVGLADKAKNYPAQLSGGQQQRVAIARALAMQPKLMLFDEPTSALDPELVGDVLGVMKQLAKDGMTMVVVTHEMQFAREVADKVLFMDGGVVVEEGPPDQVIGNPREERTKSFLARVLNPNA
- a CDS encoding ABC transporter substrate-binding protein, whose translation is MARATQLKALALLPAFALVGLTVACGAGGSGAGGVTGSNSAAPGAGSGDVGTVAKDDALAALVPADVKADGKILVGQDQSYPPNEFQDGGKATGFDVDLGTAVGQVLGVQMEFQNSSFDGIIPGIDAKKYEMGISSFSINADRLKSVDMISYYSAGTSLAVLKGNPDGLKVDDLCGKKIAVQKGTTQVEDLDKKNAACTGAGKPAIEVTQLQAQTDVNLALTAKRVQGELADSPVIDYAVKQTNGQLESVGAPYDTAPYGIVLPKNSGDYAKAVQGAIQKLIDSGAYKKILDKWGLNAVGAVTKSEINPAS
- a CDS encoding amino acid ABC transporter permease, translating into MSSSEAPPAEAPAEAEPIKAVPVRHYGRWVAGVVILFLAFIVLRSVITNDALQWPVVGDYLFDDRVLRGLQNTLILTVISMLIGIVGGILLAVMRLSPNPLTSGAAGIYIWLFRGTPLITQLVIWNFLALAYPRLGLGIPFGPEFVSWDTNQLITQFSASLLGLGLNEAAYMAEIVRGGIQSVDSGQLEAASALGMSRTKTLRRIILPQAMRVIIPPTGNETISMLKTTSLVVAIGYYELMVAAQTIYSQNYKTVPLLIVAAAWYLFMTSVLTLVQIQIEKRFARGTSRNAVQRQGWAARMFSRGGGNVT
- a CDS encoding alpha-ketoacid dehydrogenase subunit beta, which translates into the protein MSDLQKLTIGKALNLGLRRAMEEDPKVLIMGEDVGKLGGVFRITDGLQKDFGEQRVLDTPLAESGIIGTAVGLAVRGFRPVCEIQFEGFIFPGFDQISSQLAKLHYRTQGKIKMPVVIRVPFGGGIGAVEHHSESPESLFAHIPGLKVVSISNAVDAYWGIQQAIKSDDPVLFFEPKRLYHSGALRAEIDVAGTPAQVFSSQVVREGTTATIVAYGPSVKVALDAAAAGEGEGHSLEVIDLRTLSPLDLGPVFESVRKTGRLIALSEAPSESSLTSEIAARVQQECFYSLEAPVLRVTGFDTPYPPAKLEEHYLPDLDRVLHAVDRSLAW
- a CDS encoding M20/M25/M40 family metallo-hydrolase, translated to MEQKSVRESVVSSWTDDVVPSLSGLVAIPALSPAFDAGWADTGHLAAAVEHVRAWIAGRDLPGATLEAVQLEGRTPLLLVDVPATPGAADKGTVLMYGHLDKQPPVGGWSEGLGPWTPVIRDGRLYGRGSVDDGYSGYAATTAIEAVHAAGGEHARIVLLLETGEESGSPDLPAYVEHLADRIGEVSLVVCLDAGGSDYERLWLVTSLRGMLHLDVTVQLLGSAQHSGVASGVVASSFRILRHLLERIEDSATGELLLDELKVDVPANRLAELKAVAQDFPDALVTAFPLVEGGRVITEDALELALNNTWRPTLSVIGADGFPKPADAGNVLRQSTTLTLSFRLPPTADAEKALEAVKQALTTDVPYGAKVTLGSPQAENGWNAPTESPWLTAALRRVSDEVFGRPHRATGMGGSIPFMGLLSRKYPEAQFLVTGACGADSNIHVPDEWLHLDYAQQVTEAVAHILDAHARG
- the pdhA gene encoding pyruvate dehydrogenase (acetyl-transferring) E1 component subunit alpha encodes the protein MPSEQWTHPEPGDGPAAVAAQPSPEQVIAGLRATSEGGAELTQLLTPEGERVPSPQFDKYVEDIDAEALRGLYRDMVLVRRADREANAMQRQGQLGIWVPLLGQEAAQIGSGRALKPNDMAFPSYREHGVAYARGVDMKDLLGIFRCTDHSGWDYQRHGFHPYTIVIGNQVLNAAGYAMGQKFEGKVGDDDGEATIVYFGDGATSQGDVHEGFVWAAVYDAPLVFFCQNNQWAISEPTERQSRLPLYQRARGYGFPGIRVDGNDVLACLAVSRWALDECRHGNGPVLIEAFTYRMDAHTTTDDPTRYRLSDELEEWKLKDPIERVRAYLARNGHADQAFFDSVQAEADSFAADLREYTFNMPEPPPERIFSNVYAEGNPVLEAQREEFLSYLDGFVSAGEH